A stretch of the bacterium genome encodes the following:
- a CDS encoding thymidine phosphorylase, protein MLPQWIIEKKRNGELLTDEELSHFIGGYARGDIPDYQMSALAMAIFFKGMTPGEMASLTRVMMQSGDVVDTSALLLPKVDKHSTGGIGDKLSIPLAPIMACCGVAVPMISGRGLGITGGTLDKLESIPGYRTGLSISEFIGVLQACGCSLIGQTERLVPADRKLYALRDVTATVPSIPLIVSSIMSKKLAEGIDGLVLDVKCGRGAFMKTREEARALAGALVQVGRSMGKRVTALITAMDQPLGRTVGNALEITESVDILKGRGPADSTELTLMLGAEMLVLAGVVPTAAAGLPLIRRALDSGEPFERFKKMVRLHGGNTEVLDDPRRFPASRERMDYPAPAGGFVKDVDADKIGRASLLLGAGRSKTTDSIDHAAGLSHLLKIGEAVAAGAPLVTLHAATRERLEAGLALVRQAFVISPDPVPTGPLVLERL, encoded by the coding sequence ATGCTTCCCCAATGGATTATCGAAAAAAAGCGTAACGGTGAACTCCTCACCGATGAAGAGTTGAGTCACTTTATCGGGGGCTATGCCCGGGGGGATATTCCGGATTACCAGATGTCCGCTCTGGCCATGGCCATCTTTTTCAAGGGGATGACTCCCGGGGAAATGGCCAGTCTGACGCGTGTCATGATGCAGTCTGGTGACGTGGTGGATACCTCCGCACTCCTGCTTCCCAAGGTGGATAAGCATTCCACGGGCGGAATCGGGGACAAACTCTCCATTCCCCTGGCGCCGATCATGGCCTGTTGCGGCGTGGCGGTTCCCATGATTTCCGGGCGGGGCCTGGGGATTACGGGGGGAACCCTGGATAAACTGGAGTCGATTCCCGGGTATCGGACAGGGTTGTCGATTTCCGAGTTTATCGGGGTGCTTCAGGCCTGCGGGTGCTCATTGATCGGTCAGACGGAACGGCTGGTGCCGGCGGACCGGAAACTGTATGCCTTGCGGGATGTCACCGCGACGGTGCCCTCCATTCCCCTGATTGTCTCCAGTATCATGAGCAAGAAGTTGGCGGAGGGAATTGACGGGCTCGTGCTGGACGTCAAATGCGGGCGGGGTGCCTTCATGAAAACACGGGAAGAGGCGCGGGCTCTGGCTGGGGCGCTTGTCCAGGTCGGGCGCAGCATGGGAAAGCGGGTTACCGCCCTGATTACCGCGATGGATCAGCCACTCGGGCGCACCGTGGGCAATGCCCTCGAGATCACGGAATCGGTCGATATTCTGAAGGGGCGGGGCCCTGCGGATAGCACCGAGTTAACGTTGATGTTGGGGGCTGAAATGCTGGTACTGGCGGGAGTGGTTCCCACCGCCGCAGCGGGATTGCCGCTTATCCGCCGGGCATTAGACTCCGGCGAGCCTTTTGAGCGCTTCAAGAAAATGGTGCGTCTGCATGGAGGTAATACAGAGGTGCTTGATGATCCCCGCCGGTTTCCGGCCAGTCGGGAGCGGATGGATTACCCTGCGCCTGCAGGCGGGTTTGTGAAGGATGTCGATGCGGATAAAATCGGGCGTGCTAGCTTGTTGCTGGGCGCTGGCCGCAGTAAAACGACCGATTCCATTGATCATGCTGCCGGCTTATCCCATTTGTTGAAGATAGGGGAAGCGGTTGCCGCCGGGGCCCCGCTGGTGACCCTGCATGCCGCCACCCGGGAGCGCCTGGAGGCGGGGCTGGCTTTGGTGCGTCAGGCCTTTGTGATCAGTCCGGATCCTGTGCCAACAGGCCCGCTGGTGCTCGAAAGACTTTGA